In one Brevibacterium sp. CBA3109 genomic region, the following are encoded:
- a CDS encoding DUF3566 domain-containing protein has protein sequence MSENKQPGSGKIIRTSSGSTRLTAGSSKDGEKADHSSGSDDPGGSGESAGSNRSARSGESGAAPDKTRVVAPPTPKASPKPSKAPSAGQSSAGSASGRQPSAGTSTGGSTPSSQATGSQNSASGSGPATSGMGSASNTIRASSGSVKMGVKNMVDSGKGSKKKKGPRTVRLTVSAVDPWSVMKMSFLMSVAIGIATIVAFIVLWVVLQATGVMSGLETTISEVAGAESAEKIVGIFGFGRVVAAGFIIAVINIVLMTALSTLGAFIYNIGSLIAGGFHLTLTDD, from the coding sequence GTGAGCGAGAACAAACAGCCAGGCTCAGGCAAGATCATACGCACGTCCAGTGGCTCCACCCGCTTGACAGCAGGATCGTCGAAGGACGGGGAGAAGGCTGATCATTCTTCCGGCTCCGATGACCCGGGCGGCTCCGGCGAATCGGCGGGCTCGAATAGATCGGCAAGATCGGGTGAATCGGGTGCTGCACCCGATAAGACCCGAGTCGTTGCTCCCCCTACGCCCAAGGCCTCGCCGAAGCCGAGCAAGGCTCCCTCGGCCGGTCAGTCCTCAGCCGGTTCGGCCTCCGGCCGGCAGCCCTCTGCCGGGACCTCCACCGGTGGCTCGACGCCTTCGAGTCAGGCAACCGGTTCGCAGAACTCAGCGTCCGGAAGTGGTCCGGCCACCTCGGGGATGGGATCAGCGTCCAACACCATTCGCGCCAGCTCCGGCAGCGTGAAAATGGGCGTCAAGAACATGGTCGACAGCGGCAAAGGCAGCAAAAAGAAGAAGGGCCCGCGAACGGTTCGCCTCACTGTGTCAGCGGTGGACCCATGGTCGGTCATGAAGATGTCGTTCCTCATGTCAGTGGCCATCGGCATCGCCACCATCGTGGCATTCATCGTGCTCTGGGTCGTCCTCCAGGCCACGGGCGTCATGAGCGGTCTGGAAACGACGATCTCCGAAGTTGCCGGCGCGGAATCGGCCGAGAAGATCGTCGGGATATTCGGTTTCGGACGAGTTGTGGCCGCCGGCTTCATCATCGCAGTCATCAACATCGTCCTGATGACTGCCCTGTCCACTCTCGGTGCGTTCATCTACAACATCGGATCCCTCATCGCGGGTGGATTCCATCTGACACTGACCGACGACTGA